From the genome of Hymenobacter cellulosilyticus, one region includes:
- a CDS encoding response regulator: protein MPASSIVLLPFEPSLRVLVADDNELNQLVVCRALEEWNVVPTMVENGRQAVEAASTQLFDAVLMDIQMPEMDGYEATRRLRRLRHLQQLPIIGLTASFSPTDQARALAAGMNETLAKPFEPTLLHASLVRHTGRARPVPAVRPATPDPTDIGTIRPGWHLLEELAAGNEAFIAQIITTFLQQTPGLYQQLVATVANPDRQALARMAHKLKGQIVYFDVPAIQQHLEKLERPPTPADADGASHLVAMIGHQLAALYPHLELRLQNHLRR from the coding sequence ATGCCCGCTTCCTCCATCGTGCTCCTACCCTTCGAACCCAGCCTGCGCGTGCTCGTCGCCGACGACAATGAGCTCAACCAGCTCGTGGTGTGCCGGGCCCTGGAGGAATGGAATGTTGTACCCACGATGGTCGAAAACGGGCGGCAGGCCGTAGAAGCAGCCAGCACCCAGCTCTTCGACGCAGTGTTGATGGACATTCAGATGCCCGAAATGGACGGCTATGAGGCCACCCGGCGGCTGCGGCGGCTGCGGCATCTGCAACAGTTGCCCATCATCGGCCTTACCGCCTCCTTTTCGCCCACCGATCAGGCCCGCGCCCTGGCCGCCGGCATGAATGAGACTCTGGCAAAGCCTTTCGAGCCCACCCTGCTGCACGCTAGCTTAGTGCGCCATACTGGGCGGGCCCGCCCGGTTCCGGCTGTTCGCCCCGCCACTCCCGACCCAACCGATATCGGCACCATTCGGCCCGGGTGGCATTTGCTGGAAGAGCTGGCTGCCGGCAACGAGGCGTTTATTGCCCAAATAATCACCACCTTTCTCCAGCAAACGCCTGGGCTCTACCAACAGCTGGTTGCTACGGTTGCCAATCCCGACCGGCAGGCGCTGGCCCGCATGGCCCACAAGCTGAAAGGGCAAATCGTATATTTCGACGTTCCGGCTATTCAGCAACACCTGGAAAAGCTCGAACGGCCCCCTACGCCGGCCGATGCGGACGGGGCTTCGCACCTAGTTGCCATGATAGGTCATCAACTGGCCGCGCTGTATCCCCACCTGGAGCTTCGGCTCCAAAACCACCTCCGCCGGTAA
- a CDS encoding LytR/AlgR family response regulator transcription factor — MPAPSSPLRCLVVDDDPLSVQIVINCINNTPFLTAIGTYDSAMAAAEVLRTEPVDLLFLDVEMPLMSGIDLLNTLQNPPLVILITSSKHYAVEAFEHDVVDYLVKPISYARFLKAAQKALELSADASLSAAASASAGAIAAGTDPDFTFVKVDTKLVKVLFNDVSYVEALGDYVHIVMPHSKLIVYSTMKAVEEKFPSSIFVRAHRSFIVNLKRVQAIEDNTITIENKQIPIGQTYLREVLQRLNKF, encoded by the coding sequence ATGCCAGCACCCTCCTCGCCCCTACGTTGCCTTGTTGTAGATGACGATCCGCTATCCGTCCAAATCGTTATTAACTGTATCAACAATACGCCCTTTCTCACTGCCATCGGAACTTACGACAGCGCCATGGCTGCTGCCGAAGTGCTGCGCACTGAGCCCGTTGATCTGCTTTTCCTGGACGTGGAAATGCCCCTGATGTCGGGCATTGACCTGCTCAACACGCTCCAGAACCCGCCGCTGGTTATTCTCATTACCAGCAGCAAGCATTACGCAGTAGAGGCCTTTGAGCACGATGTAGTCGATTATCTGGTGAAGCCCATCAGCTACGCGCGCTTTCTGAAAGCTGCCCAAAAAGCGCTGGAGCTTTCCGCTGATGCCAGCCTCTCAGCCGCCGCTTCGGCCAGCGCCGGAGCCATAGCGGCCGGCACCGACCCAGATTTTACCTTTGTCAAAGTTGATACGAAGCTGGTCAAGGTGCTCTTTAATGATGTTAGCTACGTCGAGGCCCTGGGCGACTACGTGCACATCGTTATGCCGCACAGCAAGCTGATCGTGTACAGCACGATGAAAGCCGTGGAGGAGAAATTTCCCTCTTCCATTTTTGTCCGCGCCCACCGCTCCTTTATTGTCAATCTGAAGCGCGTGCAGGCCATTGAGGATAATACCATCACCATTGAAAACAAGCAGATTCCCATCGGCCAGACGTATCTGCGCGAGGTGCTGCAACGGCTCAACAAGTTTTAG